From the Gadus chalcogrammus isolate NIFS_2021 chromosome 15, NIFS_Gcha_1.0, whole genome shotgun sequence genome, one window contains:
- the LOC130405171 gene encoding uncharacterized protein LOC130405171 isoform X1 has protein sequence MVRAECYRSMRKSEKPHKLRVVLKDLQPVELLHFHCTCKARKALCNHCVALLFQAAHYSQLKLQVVPPTLSCTEGEQQWHKPRVMGIKPGPVDKMAVILAKPKARKTTEGVRSKLYKGLHGELPDLSVLRVSEVFKDFAAADLPMICSMGITADIPLVDSLFGKVQHGSPVSYQQPAKDQAKTLHDASPPPSLPLQAYRLEPSECMFACSRKQQLHMQSLQVTLDLAHKIECGTREQSLCADWYNVRKPRVTASRFREVCHVGKASEEGLAERILRGIRQTAAMKRGLELEADAVWEYCQIKRVNHYKCGFVVHPDAPWIGASPDGVVFDPLEQPEFGLLEIKCPNISNYIDAPYLKVISGSVQLKPTHAYYWQVQGQLLVTGMSWCDFVVSAQDDVFIQRIQRDEGMILTMKRGIDMFFFNVYMDKYLAVA, from the exons ATGGTCAGGGCAGAGTGCTACAGGTCAATGAGGAAATCAGAGAAACCTCACAAGCTCAGA GTGGTCCTAAAAGATTTGCAGCCTGTGGAGCTCCTGCACTTCCACTGCACCTGCAAGGCTAGAAAGGCATTATGCAACCACTGTGTTGCACTTCTGTTTCAAGCTGCGCACTATTCGCAATTGAAACTCCAGGTTGTCCCCCCAACGTTGAGCTGCACTGAAGGGGAACAACAGTGGCATAAGCCTAGAGTTATG GGGATAAAGCCGGGCCCTGTTGACAAGATGGCTGTGATCTTGGCCAAACCAAAAGCCAGAAAGACAACAGAGGGAGTGCG GAGCAAACTGTACAAAGGCCTTCATGGGGAACTTCCTGACCTCTCAGTTCTTCGGGTGTCGGAGGTATTCAAAGACTTTGCTGCTGCTGACCTCCCTATGATCTGCAGCATGGGGATAACTGCAGATATTCCACTAGTGGACTCACTGTTTGGAAAGGTTCAACATGGAAGTCCCGTGTCGTACCAGCAACCTGCCAAAGACCAGGCAAAGACTCTCCATGATGCCTCACCCCCTCCATCGTTGCCACTCCAGGCCTACAGGCTTGAGCCATCAGAGTGCATGTTTGCCTGTTCcagaaaacaacaactgcaCATGCAAAGTCTTCAAGTCACCCTGGATTTGGCCCATAAGATCGAATGTGGTACCCGAGAGCAGAGCTTGTGTGCCGATTGGTACAATGTTCGGAAACCACGGGTGACAGCATCTCGTTTCAGAGAAGTCTGTCATGTGGGTAAGGCCTCTGAAGAGGGACTTGCGGAACGGATTCTTAGAGGGATACGGCAGACCGCAGCTATGAAGAGGGGTTTGGAGTTGGAGGCTGATGCAGTCTGGGAGTACTGCCAGATAAAGAGAGTCAACCACTACAAATGTGGGTTTGTAGTACACCCAGATGCACCTTGGATTGGTGCCTCGCCGGATGGGGTTGTTTTTGACCCATTAGAACAGCCAGAGTTTGGCCTTTTAGAAATAAAATGTCCCAACATTTCTAATTACATAGACGCACCTTATCTGAAGGTTATAAGTGGTTCAGTGCAGCTCAAACCGACCCATGCCTACTATTGGCAAGTTCAGGGCCAACTGTTGGTCACAGGTATGAGTTGGTGCGATTTTGTTGTCTCTGCCCAGGATGATGTTTTCATTCAGAGAATCCAGAGGGATGAGGGCATGATACTAACAATGAAGCGTGGGATTGACATGTTCTTCTTCAATGTATACATGGACAAATACCTGGCAGTGGCATGA
- the LOC130405171 gene encoding uncharacterized protein LOC130405171 isoform X2 gives MGIKPGPVDKMAVILAKPKARKTTEGVRSKLYKGLHGELPDLSVLRVSEVFKDFAAADLPMICSMGITADIPLVDSLFGKVQHGSPVSYQQPAKDQAKTLHDASPPPSLPLQAYRLEPSECMFACSRKQQLHMQSLQVTLDLAHKIECGTREQSLCADWYNVRKPRVTASRFREVCHVGKASEEGLAERILRGIRQTAAMKRGLELEADAVWEYCQIKRVNHYKCGFVVHPDAPWIGASPDGVVFDPLEQPEFGLLEIKCPNISNYIDAPYLKVISGSVQLKPTHAYYWQVQGQLLVTGMSWCDFVVSAQDDVFIQRIQRDEGMILTMKRGIDMFFFNVYMDKYLAVA, from the exons ATG GGGATAAAGCCGGGCCCTGTTGACAAGATGGCTGTGATCTTGGCCAAACCAAAAGCCAGAAAGACAACAGAGGGAGTGCG GAGCAAACTGTACAAAGGCCTTCATGGGGAACTTCCTGACCTCTCAGTTCTTCGGGTGTCGGAGGTATTCAAAGACTTTGCTGCTGCTGACCTCCCTATGATCTGCAGCATGGGGATAACTGCAGATATTCCACTAGTGGACTCACTGTTTGGAAAGGTTCAACATGGAAGTCCCGTGTCGTACCAGCAACCTGCCAAAGACCAGGCAAAGACTCTCCATGATGCCTCACCCCCTCCATCGTTGCCACTCCAGGCCTACAGGCTTGAGCCATCAGAGTGCATGTTTGCCTGTTCcagaaaacaacaactgcaCATGCAAAGTCTTCAAGTCACCCTGGATTTGGCCCATAAGATCGAATGTGGTACCCGAGAGCAGAGCTTGTGTGCCGATTGGTACAATGTTCGGAAACCACGGGTGACAGCATCTCGTTTCAGAGAAGTCTGTCATGTGGGTAAGGCCTCTGAAGAGGGACTTGCGGAACGGATTCTTAGAGGGATACGGCAGACCGCAGCTATGAAGAGGGGTTTGGAGTTGGAGGCTGATGCAGTCTGGGAGTACTGCCAGATAAAGAGAGTCAACCACTACAAATGTGGGTTTGTAGTACACCCAGATGCACCTTGGATTGGTGCCTCGCCGGATGGGGTTGTTTTTGACCCATTAGAACAGCCAGAGTTTGGCCTTTTAGAAATAAAATGTCCCAACATTTCTAATTACATAGACGCACCTTATCTGAAGGTTATAAGTGGTTCAGTGCAGCTCAAACCGACCCATGCCTACTATTGGCAAGTTCAGGGCCAACTGTTGGTCACAGGTATGAGTTGGTGCGATTTTGTTGTCTCTGCCCAGGATGATGTTTTCATTCAGAGAATCCAGAGGGATGAGGGCATGATACTAACAATGAAGCGTGGGATTGACATGTTCTTCTTCAATGTATACATGGACAAATACCTGGCAGTGGCATGA